From one Lolium rigidum isolate FL_2022 chromosome 4, APGP_CSIRO_Lrig_0.1, whole genome shotgun sequence genomic stretch:
- the LOC124646891 gene encoding probable clathrin assembly protein At4g32285: protein MSIRKALGAVKDQTSIGLAKVTGAVAPDLDVAIVRATGHDDAPADDRHVREVLRLTSGTRIHVAACVASVSRRLARTRDYVVAAKCLALLHRLLADGDPHFRHEIARPARRGGGPVLASLADFRDEAHSASWDHSNFVRAYALYLHDRVRFLLALLPAPRTVRFADDHSYNSPSAAAAPAPDMTVSVHDMDAESLLARARQLRNLIDRFLACRPAGAARRSRVVLATLCPVVAESARLYDDVAGVLAVLLDRFFDMDYADCVKAFEAYVSAARVVDDLLAFYSWCDDAGVARSADFPEVKRIDDKLLETLEQFVRERGKALHSTDGASPPPPPHALNQRNHDDPAAEHDMNTIKALPAPEHYTAAPPARHPPAQAFAAAPVAPVQSDLVDLREPEATADEHGNKLALALFSGPPAANGDWVAFPSDDDAPKATTSAWHTPAAEPGKADWELALVETASNLSRQAPAMGGGLDPLLLHGMYDQGAARHHVSAQASASGSASSVALLPVGPFLALPGPEGTVVGGDPFAASLAVPPPSYVQMAEMERKQELLAQEQRMWAQYRQGGMQGQAGLNGLAVGGGGSAFVSNTSLPMAYHGAGGYYY, encoded by the coding sequence ATGTCGATCCGCAAGGCGCTGGGCGCGGTCAAGGACCAGACGAGCATCGGCCTGGCCAAGGTGACCGGCGCCGTGGCGCCGGACCTGGACGTGGCCATCGTGCGCGCCACGGGCCACGACGACGCGCCCGCCGACGACCGCCACGTCCGCGAGGTGCTGCGGCTCACCTCCGGCACCAGGATCCACGTCGCCGCCTGCGTCGCCTCCGTCTCCCGCCGCCTCGCCAGGACCCGCGACTACGTCGTCGCCGCCAAGTGCCTCGCCCTGCTCCACCGCCTCCTCGCCGACGGCGACCCGCACTTCCGCCACGAGATCGCCAGGCCGGCACGCCGCGGCGGCGGGCCGGTCCTCGCGTCCCTCGCCGACTTCCGCGACGAGGCGCACTCGGCGTCATGGGACCACTCCAACTTCGTGCGCGCATACGCGCTCTACCTCCACGACCGcgtccgcttcctcctcgccctcCTCCCCGCGCCCCGCACCGTCCGCTTCGCCGACGACCACTCCTACAactccccctccgccgccgccgcccccgccccggACATGACCGTCTCGGTCCACGACATGGACGCGGAGTCCCTCCTGGCGCGCGCGCGCCAGCTGCGCAACCTCATCGACCGCTTCCTCGCGTGCCGCCCCGCGGGCGCGGCAAGGCGCAGCCGCGTCGTGCTCGCCACGCTCTGCCCCGTCGTCGCGGAGAGCGCGCGGTTATACGACGACGTCGCGGGCGTCCTCGCCGTCCTGCTCGACCGCTTCTTCGACATGGACTACGCCGACTGCGTCAAGGCCTTCGAGGCCTACGTCAGCGCCGCCAGGGTCGTCGACGACCTGCTCGCCTTCTACTCGTGGTGCGACGACGCGGGGGTCGCCAGGTCGGCGGATTTCCCGGAGGTCAAGCGCATCGACGACAAGCTACTCGAGACGCTCGAGCAGTTCGTGCGTGAGCGCGGCAAGGCGCTCCACAGCACAGATggtgcctcgccgccgccaccacctcacGCTCTAAACCAACGAAACCACGACGACCCCGCCGCAGAGCACGACATGAACACCATCAAGGCGCTCCCAGCACCGGAGCACTACACCGCTGCGCCACCTGCGCGTCATCCGCCGGCACAAGCATTCGCCGCGGCGCCGGTGGCACCTGTGCAGAGCGACCTGGTCGACCTAAGGGAGCCCGAGGCCACAGCCGACGAACACGGAAACAAGCTCGCGCTCGCGCTCTTCTCGGGTCCACCAGCGGCGAACGGCGACTGGGTCGCGTTCCCGTCGGACGACGACGCTCCCAAGGCGACGACCTCCGCGTGGCACACGCCGGCGGCGGAGCCGGGGAAGGCGGACTGGGAGCTGGCGCTCGTGGAGACGGCAAGCAACCTGTCGCGGCAGGCACCAGCGATGGGCGGCGGGCTGGACCCGCTGCTCCTGCACGGGATGTACGACCAGGGAGCCGCCCGGCACCACGTCAGCGCGCAGGCGTCGGCCTCCGGGAGCGCGAGCAGCGTGGCGCTCTTGCCGGTCGGCCCCTTCCTGGCGCTCCCCGGGCCCGAAGGCACGGTGGTCGGCGGTGACCCGTTCGCGGCGTCGCTGGCAGTGCCGCCGCCGTCGTACGTGCAGATGGCGGAGATGGAGAGGAAGCAGGAGCTGCTGGCGCAGGAGCAGCGGATGTGGGCGCAGTACAGGCAGGGCGGCATGCAGGGGCAGGCCGGCCTCAACGGGctcgccgtcggcggcggcggaagcgcgTTCGTGTCTAACACCTCCCTGCCCATGGCTTACCACGGAGCCGGCGGCTACTACTACTAG